Proteins from one Dromiciops gliroides isolate mDroGli1 chromosome 6, mDroGli1.pri, whole genome shotgun sequence genomic window:
- the LOC122732261 gene encoding forkhead box protein H1-like, translating into MTGGRDEEGECFMHERQPMKMPEVGKWYVIAFRSQNMQRGIRCTKTKKEGTPCPVLCPSLLPCPEGDQALAPPQPGPEPEPEPEPPKKKRKKKYLRHDKPPYTYLAMIALVIQAAPDRRLKLAQIIHQVQALFPFFKDDYEGWKDSIRHNLSSNRCFHKVPKDPEKPQAKGNFGAVDVSQIPVEALRLQNTAVARRGERGGQGKAFAKDLTPYVLHGWPYRPPSPNMAIDSFSIDSLLGDIPEGPQPPRPSSSSSSSSSTSEPVSWPLGSLSKLQEGCLGGHGAPTSPLSSSSSPAEGGLWPLRPIPLLQGASTQAGLLGTTGGSQLPPLSSEQGSWPLLPLPVIQGTSSQVQLSGGTRVPLWGQLPTSYSPIYTPNVVMPLAQLPPPPCPQCLPSPGPSYWGLAPKTTGPTGSLGDLDALFQVVLPNKNIYDVLVTHPLDLVSPNPRGSTPGPLLTWYNM; encoded by the coding sequence ATGACAGGAGGcagggatgaagagggagaatgtTTCATGCATGAAAGGCAGCCTATGAAAATGCCCGAAGTAGGGAAATGGTATGTCATTGCTTTTAGATCACAGAATATGCAGAGGGGAATAAGGTGTACGAAAACTAAAAAGGAAGgaactccatgcccagtgctgtGTCCTTCCCTTCTACCATGCCCCGAGGGGGATCAAGCCCTGGCCCCCCCACAGCCAGGGCCGGAGCCAGAACCGGAGCCTGAGCCCcccaagaagaaaaggaagaagaaataccTTCGGCATGACAAGCCTCCCTACACCTACCTGGCCATGATAGCCCTGGTGATCCAGGCTGCCCCGGACCGCAGGCTCAAACTGGCCCAGATCATTCACCAGGTTCAAGCCCTGTTCCCCTTCTTCAAAGATGACTATGAAGGGTGGAAGGATTCTATCCGGCACAACCTCTCCTCCAACCGATGCTTCCACAAGGTGCCCAAGGACCCGGAAAAGCCACAAGCCAAGGGAAATTTTGGGGCAGTAGACGTGAGCCAGATCCCTGTTGAGGCCCTTCGGTTGCAAAACACAGCTGTGGCCCGTCGAGGGGAGAGGGGTGGCCAGGGCAAAGCCTTTGCCAAGGACCTGACACCCTATGTTCTCCATGGTTGGCCCTACCGGCCTCCCAGCCCCAACATGGCCATCGACTCCTTCAGTATTGATTCCTTGCTTGGGGATATTCCAGAAGGGCCCCAGCCTCCACGGccatcctcttcttcttcctcctcttcttccacttCAGAGCCAGTGTCCTGGCCCTTGGGTTCCCTGTCCAAGTTACAAGAGGGTTGTTTGGGGGGCCATGGGGCACCTACTTCTCCcctgtcttcttcctcctctcccgcAGAGGGGGGACTCTGGCCTCTCCGGCCCATTCCCCTCCTGCAGGGTGCCTCCACCCAGGCAGGGCTCTTGGGAACCACAGGGGGGTCTCAGCTCCCTCCTCTTTCATCTGAGCAAGGCTCCTGGcctctcctgcccctccctgTAATTCAGGGTACCTCAAGCCAGGTGCAGCTATCAGGGGGTACCAGGGTCCCACTTTGGGGACAGCTGCCCACATCATATTCCCCCATATACACCCCAAATGTGGTGATGCCCCTAGCACagctcccacccccaccttgcCCTCAGTGTCTGCCCTCCCCAGGCCCTTCCTACTGGGGGCTAGCACCTAAGACCACAGGTCCCACTGGCTCCCTAGGGGACTTGGATGCTCTCTTTCAGGTGGTGCTACCTAACAAGAACATCTATGATGTGTTGGTTACTCACCCCTTGGACCTGGTATCTCCGAACCCCAGGGGTTCTACTCCAGGTCCTCTACTTACCTGGTACAATATGTGA